DNA from Intestinimonas massiliensis (ex Afouda et al. 2020):
GCGCAGTTGAGCGTCCAGCCGCCCCCAATCCGTGCCGCTGCTGCCGCTCAGAAGGGCCTGTACCTGCTCCGCCCGGTCGTCTATGGCCGAGCGGGACCACTCCTGATAACGGTGCGTGACCCACCCCATGACACCGCCGCTGACCACCAGCAGCGTCACCAGCGCCGCCAGTACGGTGAGCGTATGGTAGACAAAAATTCGCCTCTTCACAGACCATTCCTCCAGCATCTGCGTTCTACCTGATCATAATGCGTACGAAAAAAGCCCAAAGCCTTGCACCTTACGCTGGAGCAATCCGGCGCTCCAGCGGAAAGAGGCATTGTAACCGGTTTATTCCGTAGACATTATCATAGAGGAAAAATCTAAACAGGGAAATAGGCAAATCTAAACTTTTCTTAAACGATGAGCGGTGAGGGAGTTGAGATCGGCTATTGACGGCAGTAAAAAAATGTGGTATCTTAATTAACTGCTAGGGCTGTGAACGGCCCGTATGCGGCGGTGGCTCGGGCAGAGCAGCCGGCCGGCAGGGGTTCGCCCTGCACGCAGAGTTTTATATGCTGGTATGGCTCAGTCGGTAGAGCGACGCACTCGTAATGCGTAGGTCGCCGGTTCGAATCCGGCTACCAGCTCCAAACTCCCCCGAAAACAAACGTTTTCGGGGGAGTTTTACTTTCGGGGTTTGCCCGGGCGCCCCCAAAAGCCGAACCCGAAGATCACGTTGCTGATGAGTGCCGCTGTCGCCCCCTGCCAGGACCGCTTCACGGCTGGCCCCGGCCCGGGTCCAGGAACCGGAGCAATTCCTCCATGCCGTCCCCTCGGAGCGAGCTTACGCGGAAGATGGGGTCCGCGCCGGCCAGCGCCAGCAGTTCCTCCGCCTGGCGGCACTGCTCCTCGGTGGCAATGTCGGCTTTGGTCACCACCCCGGCCGTGGGGATGGGGAAGGCGGCGGCCTGGCCGGGGGAAAACAGGAACCGCTGGGCGGTGGCGT
Protein-coding regions in this window:
- a CDS encoding EutP/PduV family microcompartment system protein, with translation MKRIILVGPTASGKTTLCQRLNGLEQVYKKTQAIEVVNCTIDTPGEYLEHRSFLQGLVVTSVEADLVLFLQDATAQRFLFSPGQAAAFPIPTAGVVTKADIATEEQCRQAEELLALAGADPIFRVSSLRGDGMEELLRFLDPGRGQP